From Amaranthus tricolor cultivar Red isolate AtriRed21 chromosome 4, ASM2621246v1, whole genome shotgun sequence:
AGAAAAAAGTAACTAGAATAATAAACAAGCAAAATTACAAAGAGCACTGCCTCTAACCTGGCTATATATTATGACCACAAGTATTGCAATAAGCCAATAAACCTGAATTATTAACTGAATCACACACTCTAatcaagataataataataataaattaagaaaaataaccaTAATTATGATCAAGTACTTAATACTTCTTGTAGACGAAGCCGAGTAGGGGATCATGTAGGGGTTGTTAGTGCCGCTGCCACTGCCGCCTGCGCTGGTAGGATATGTAGCGACCGGCGTTGCGGTGGTGGTTGGAGTGGTGGAAGATGGTGGAGAAGTGGAAGTAGAATTAGGGGAAGAAGCAGAAACTTTAACAGAAAGTTTCATACCACTTCCACAATGGCCTATAATAGCACAAATAAAGTAATGTGTCCCTGGAGTTTGTAGAAGGATGGATGTTGTGCCTTTGTTGTCTGATGTTAATGAATTTCCAATTGTGCATGTTGTGTAGTCACCTTGCTTTACTTCATCTACTGTGTGTCCACTTCCATA
This genomic window contains:
- the LOC130811271 gene encoding blue copper protein; its protein translation is MMIARSTILACIGLVLVCLAVPSLGTVYTVGDSSGWTIGIDYGTWAASKTFLVGDTLVFNYGSGHTVDEVKQGDYTTCTIGNSLTSDNKGTTSILLQTPGTHYFICAIIGHCGSGMKLSVKVSASSPNSTSTSPPSSTTPTTTATPVATYPTSAGGSGSGTNNPYMIPYSASSTRSIKYLIIIMVIFLNLLLLLS